One Phaseolus vulgaris cultivar G19833 chromosome 2, P. vulgaris v2.0, whole genome shotgun sequence DNA window includes the following coding sequences:
- the LOC137809823 gene encoding inositol oxygenase 4-like produces MAPDINSYGHSFRDYDVESERQKGVEEFYRLQHINQTYDFAKRMREIYVTMDKAEMGIWECCELLNEVVDDSDPDLDEAQIQHLLQSAEAIRKDYPDQDWLHLTALIHDLGKILLLPRFGALPQWAVVGDTFPLGCAFDESNIHHKYFKNNPDYQCPAYKTKNGIYTEGCGLQNVMMSWGHDEYMYLVAKKNGSTLPSAGLFIIRFHSFYPLHKEGAYTHLMNEEDVENLKWLEVFNKYDLYSKSKVLVDVEKVKPYYMSLIEKYFPAKLRW; encoded by the exons ATGGCTCCAGATATCAATTCATATGGCCACTCCTTCAG AGATTATGACGTTGAAAGCGAAAGACAAAAAGGCGTGGAGGAATTTTATAGGTTGCAACACATAAACCAGACATATGACTTT GCCAAGAGAATGAGGGAGATATATGTCACAATGGACAAAGCTGAAATGGGCATATGGGAATGTTGTGAACTACTGAATGAGGTGGTGGATGACAGCGATCCTGATTTGGACGAAGCTCAAATTCAACATTTGTTGCAATCTGCCGAGGCCATCAGAAAGGATTATCCTGATCAAGATTGGTTGCATTTGACCGCTCTTATCCATG ATCTTGGAAAGATCCTTCTTCTTCCTCGCTTTGGTGCACTTCCTCAATGGGCTGTTGTTG GAGATACATTTCCCTTAGGCTGCGCCTTTGACGAGTCAAATATTCATCACAAG TATTTCAAGAACAACCCAGATTACCAATGCCCTGCATATAAAACTAAGAATGGAATCTACACCGAAGGATGTGGACTGCAGAACGTAATGATGTCATGGGGACACGATGAATACATGTATTTG GTTGCTAAGAAAAATGGCAGCACTTTGCCATCTGCAGGATTGTTCATAATCAGATTTCACTCTTTCTATC CTCTACACAAGGAAGGTGCATATACTCATTTGATGAATGAAGAAGACGTTGAGAATTTGAAATGGCTTGAAGTATTCAA CAAATATGATCTATATAGCAAGAGCAAAGTTCTAGTCGACGTGGAGAAAGTCAAGCCATACTATATGTCACTGATCGAGAAG TATTTCCCTGCCAAGCTTAGATGGTGA
- the LOC137809822 gene encoding inositol oxygenase 2-like isoform X2: MREIYVTMDKAEMGIWECCELLNEVVDDSDPDLDEAQIQHLLQSAEAIRKDYPDQDWLHLTALIHDLGKILLLPRFGALPQWAVVGDTFPLGCAFDESNIHHKYFKNNPDYQCPAYNTKNEIYTEGCGLQNVMMSWGHDEYMYLVAKKNGSTLPSAGLFIIRFHSFYPLHKEGAYTHLMNEEDVKDLKWLEVFNKYDLYSKSKVLVDVEKVKSYYMSLIEKYFPAKLRW; the protein is encoded by the exons ATGAGGGAGATATATGTTACAATGGACAAAGCCGAAATGGGCATATGGGAATGTTGTGAACTGCTGAATGAGGTGGTGGATGACAGCGATCCTGATTTGGACGAAGCTCAAATTCAACATTTGTTGCAATCTGCCGAGGCCATTAGAAAGGATTATCCTGATCAAGATTGGTTGCATTTGACTGCTCTTATCCATG ATCTTGGAAAGATCCTTCTTCTTCCTCGCTTTGGTGCACTTCCTCAATGGGCTGTAGTTG GAGATACGTTCCCCTTAGGCTGCGCCTTTGACGAGTCAAATATTCATCATAAG TATTTCAAGAACAACCCAGATTACCAATGCCCTGCATATAATACTAAGAATGAAATCTATACCGAAGGATGTGGACTGCAGAACGTAATGATGTCATGGGGACACGATGAATACATGTATTTG GTTGCTAAGAAAAATGGCAGCACTTTGCCATCTGCAGGATTGTTCATAATCAGATTTCACTCTTTCTATC CTCTACACAAGGAAGGTGCATATACTCATTTGATGAATGAAGAAGACGTTAAGGATTTGAAATGGCTCGAAGTATTCAA CAAATATGATCTTTATAGCAAGAGTAAAGTTCTAGTCGACGTGGAGAAAGTCAAGTCATACTATATGTCACTAATCGAGAAG TATTTCCCTGCCAAGCTTAGATGGTGA
- the LOC137809825 gene encoding inositol oxygenase 4-like yields the protein MAILNDQPALELQQGNNVPKNNNEAKDGFMAPDINSYGHSFRDYDVESERQKGVEEFYRLQHINQTYDFAKRMREIYVTMDKAEMGIWECCELLNEVVDDNDPDLDEAQIQHLLQSAEAIRKDYPDQDWLHLTALIHDLGKILLLPRFGALPQWAVVGDTFPLGCAFDESNIHHKYFKNNPDYQCPAYKTKNGIYTEGCGLQNVMMSWGHDEYMYLVAKKNGSTLPSAGLFIIRFHSFYPLHKEGAYTHLMNEEDFENLKWLEVFNKYDLYSKSKVLVDVEKVKPYYMSLIEKYFPVKLRW from the exons ATGGCCATCCTCAATGACCAGCCTGCACTTG AACTTCAACAAGGGAATAACGTGCCAAAGAATAATAATGAGGCAAAAGATGGATTTATGGCTCCAGATATCAATTCATATGGACACTCCTTCAG AGATTATGACGTTGAAAGCGAAAGACAAAAAGGCGTGGAGGAATTTTATAGGTTGCAACACATAAACCAGACCTATGACTTT GCCAAGAGAATGAGGGAGATATATGTCACAATGGACAAAGCTGAAATGGGCATATGGGAATGTTGCGAACTGCTGAATGAGGTGGTGGATGACAACGATCCTGATTTGGACGAAGCTCAAATTCAACATTTGTTGCAATCTGCTGAGGCCATCAGAAAGGATTATCCTGATCAAGATTGGTTGCATTTGACCGCTCTTATCCATG ATCTTGGAAAGATCCTTCTTCTTCCTCGCTTTGGTGCACTTCCTCAATGGGCTGTTGTTG GAGATACATTCCCCTTAGGATGCGCCTTTGACGAGTCAAATATTCATCACAAG TATTTCAAGAACAACCCAGATTACCAATGCCCTgcatataaaactaaaaatggAATCTACACCGAAGGATGTGGATTGCAGAACGTAATGATGTCATGGGGACACGATGAATACATGTATTTG GTTGCAAAGAAAAATGGCAGCACTTTGCCATCTGCAGGATTGTTCATAATCAGATTTCACTCTTTCTATC CTCTACACAAGGAAGGTGCATATACTCATTTGATGAATGAAGAAGACTTTGAGAATTTGAAATGGCTCGAAGTATTCAA CAAATATGATCTCTATAGTAAGAGCAAAGTTCTGGTCGACGTGGAGAAAGTTAAGCCATACTATATGTCACTAATCGAGAAg TATTTCCCTGTCAAACTTAGATGGTGA
- the LOC137809822 gene encoding inositol oxygenase 2-like isoform X1, translating to MREIYVTMDKAEMGIWECCELLNEVVDDSDPDLDEAQIQHLLQSAEAIRKDYPDQDWLHLTALIHDLGKILLLPRFGALPQWAVVGDTFPLGCAFDESNIHHKYFKNNPDYQCPAYNTKNEIYTEGCGLQNVMMSWGHDEYMYLVAKKNGSTLPSAGLFIIRFHSFYPLHKEGAYTHLMNEEDVKDLKWLEVFNKYDLYSKSKVLVDVEKVKSYYMSLIEKVNLLFYFILSLLLLMYIYMWGSYFL from the exons ATGAGGGAGATATATGTTACAATGGACAAAGCCGAAATGGGCATATGGGAATGTTGTGAACTGCTGAATGAGGTGGTGGATGACAGCGATCCTGATTTGGACGAAGCTCAAATTCAACATTTGTTGCAATCTGCCGAGGCCATTAGAAAGGATTATCCTGATCAAGATTGGTTGCATTTGACTGCTCTTATCCATG ATCTTGGAAAGATCCTTCTTCTTCCTCGCTTTGGTGCACTTCCTCAATGGGCTGTAGTTG GAGATACGTTCCCCTTAGGCTGCGCCTTTGACGAGTCAAATATTCATCATAAG TATTTCAAGAACAACCCAGATTACCAATGCCCTGCATATAATACTAAGAATGAAATCTATACCGAAGGATGTGGACTGCAGAACGTAATGATGTCATGGGGACACGATGAATACATGTATTTG GTTGCTAAGAAAAATGGCAGCACTTTGCCATCTGCAGGATTGTTCATAATCAGATTTCACTCTTTCTATC CTCTACACAAGGAAGGTGCATATACTCATTTGATGAATGAAGAAGACGTTAAGGATTTGAAATGGCTCGAAGTATTCAA CAAATATGATCTTTATAGCAAGAGTAAAGTTCTAGTCGACGTGGAGAAAGTCAAGTCATACTATATGTCACTAATCGAGAAGGtgaatcttttattttattttattctgtcACTGTTATTGTTGATGTATATTTATATGTGGGGTTCTTATTTTCTTTGA
- the LOC137812809 gene encoding inositol oxygenase 2-like encodes MTILIEQPVLLESQVEGKNVHAVETNELVLDGGFQVPKNESKDGFKPPEINSFGQTFRDYEAESERQKGVEEFYRVQHINQTHDFVKRMREKYGKLDKAEMSIWECCELLNEVVDDSDPDLDEPQIQHLLQSAEAIRKDYPDEDWLHLTALIHDLGKILILPAFGELPQWAVVGDTFPVGCAFDKSNIHHKYFKDNPDYKCSAYSTKTGIYTEGCGLDNVAMSWGHDDYMYMVAKENGTTLPSAGLFIIRYHSFYPLHKEGAYTHLMNEEDFENLKWLNVFNKYDLYSKSKVLVDVEKVKPYYISLIEKYFPSKLKW; translated from the exons ATGACCATCCTCATTGAGCAACCTGTTCTACTTG AGTCACAAGTTGAAGGGAAAAATGTTCATGCTGTAGAAACCAATGAGCTTGTTCTGGATGGTGGATTTCAAGTGCCAAAAAATGAGTCAAAGGATGGATTTAAGCCCCCGGAAATCAATTCATTTGGCCAAACCTTCAG AGATTATGAGGCCGAAAGCGAGAGGCAAAAGGGTGTGGAGGAATTTTATAGGGTGCAACACATAAACCAGACACATGACTTT GTGAAGAGAATGAGGGAGAAATATGGGAAATTGGACAAAGCTGAAATGAGCATATGGGAATGTTGTGAGCTGCTGAATGAGGTGGTGGATGATAGTGATCCTGATTTGGATGAACCTCAAATTCAGCATTTGCTACAGTCTGCTGAGGCAATCAGAAAAGACTACCCTGATGAAGATTGGTTGCATTTGACTGCTCTCATCCATG ATCTTGGAAAGATTCTTATCCTTCCTGCTTTTGGTGAACTTCCTCAATGGGCTGTTGTTG GAGATACATTTCCTGTAGGTTGTGCCTTTGACAAGTCAAATATTCATCATAAG TATTTTAAGGACAACCCTGATTACAAATGCTCTGCTTATAGCACTAAAACTGGGATCTACACTGAAGGATGTGGACTAGACAATGTTGCCATGTCATGGGGACATGATGATTACATGTATATG GTTGCTAAAGAAAATGGCACCACTTTGCCATCTGCAGGATTGTTCATTATCAGATATCACTCTTTCTACC CTTTACACAAGGAAGGTGCATACACTCACTTGATGAATGAAGAAGACTTTGAGAATTTGAAATGGCTCAACGTATTTAA CAAATACGATCTTTACAGCAAGAGCAAAGTTCTAGTTGATGTAGAGAAAGTTAAGCCATACTATATATCACTCATTGAAAAG TATTTTCCTTCGAAGCTTAAGTGGTGA